From the genome of Methylomonas sp. UP202, one region includes:
- a CDS encoding TetR/AcrR family transcriptional regulator, whose product MVKCGRPPKGAEQQSRDRVLDAALQLFLEHGYGNLAMETIARDARVSLRTIYNEFGGKAGLFGALIKRCSDRIIDTLAGDIVPEVALVEFGTQFLFRVSRPEVVRMRAILIGESPRFPDLAIQFYEHGPRRTLDLLSRYFSTQQQLGRIRPGDPEFLASQFVSALRNERFQRLQLGLEPTPDEAQVEAWVRQSCELFLRGCATGSG is encoded by the coding sequence ATGGTGAAATGCGGACGCCCCCCCAAGGGCGCTGAACAGCAAAGCCGCGATCGCGTGTTGGATGCGGCGCTGCAATTATTCCTGGAACACGGCTACGGCAACTTGGCCATGGAAACCATTGCCCGCGACGCCAGGGTATCGCTACGCACCATCTATAACGAATTCGGTGGCAAGGCCGGCTTGTTCGGAGCCTTGATCAAGCGTTGCAGCGACCGCATCATCGACACGTTGGCCGGCGACATAGTTCCGGAGGTGGCGCTGGTCGAATTCGGCACGCAATTCTTGTTTCGGGTATCGCGCCCGGAAGTGGTCAGAATGCGGGCCATTCTGATCGGCGAATCGCCGCGCTTTCCCGATCTCGCCATTCAATTCTACGAGCATGGCCCGCGCCGCACGTTGGACTTGTTGAGCCGTTACTTTTCCACGCAGCAGCAGCTGGGCCGAATTCGGCCGGGCGACCCGGAGTTTTTGGCCAGCCAGTTCGTCAGCGCCTTGCGCAACGAGCGCTTTCAGCGCTTACAACTCGGTCTGGAACCGACGCCGGACGAGGCGCAGGTCGAAGCTTGGGTCCGGCAATCCTGCGAATTGTTTTTGCGCGGTTGCGCGACCGGCTCCGGATAA
- a CDS encoding SRPBCC family protein, whose translation MQKLLLPFGALLLSNSVLAHGPTPQKAKESVTIQAPVAKVWEAVKNFDDIGQWHPDLKAAEGDGKNASGGTRKLTFQNGESVVEELDYYSEPEHEYSYRLKAENVKAFPTSSHTVDLKVAPGDGADSSVVTVKSRFYRGDTGNTPPENLSDEAAVRAMTQFIKDGLSGLKAKLEK comes from the coding sequence ATGCAAAAATTGCTACTCCCCTTCGGTGCGCTGCTACTGTCCAATTCCGTTCTGGCGCACGGTCCGACCCCGCAAAAAGCCAAGGAAAGCGTCACTATTCAGGCGCCGGTCGCCAAGGTTTGGGAAGCGGTCAAAAATTTCGACGACATCGGCCAATGGCATCCCGATTTGAAAGCCGCCGAAGGCGACGGCAAAAATGCCAGCGGCGGCACCCGCAAACTCACCTTTCAAAACGGTGAAAGCGTCGTCGAGGAACTGGATTACTACAGCGAGCCCGAGCACGAATACAGCTATCGCTTGAAAGCCGAAAACGTCAAGGCCTTCCCGACCAGTTCGCACACCGTCGATTTGAAAGTCGCCCCCGGCGATGGCGCCGACAGTAGCGTGGTGACCGTGAAAAGCCGGTTTTATCGCGGCGACACCGGCAACACCCCGCCGGAAAACCTCAGCGACGAAGCCGCCGTCAGGGCCATGACTCAATTTATCAAGGACGGTTTGAGCGGGTTGAAGGCCAAGCTCGAGAAATAG
- a CDS encoding TonB-dependent receptor, with protein MDFSPRLPLSLAVAAVLAARPAAAEPVEFAIPAQSLSQSLLAYSQATGIRIAFNEELTHGLHAPALAGRLEPEPALKQLLSGSGLNFRFTTPQAVVLSQDARHKPGASHLDLAPAAMPPVTVLGTPVYAAGDPHNPDYGLPNTQTATKTDTPIIDTPFSVQVVPRAVMNDRKANSLQQAVETVSGVGFMPVDGGVYNVFVLRGFVGDSAVFRNGLRLEGFNFDTANLERIEVLKGPSAMLYGRGQPGGLVNIVTKQALDRDYHSIEQQFGSYDFYRTHLDFGGPLNADKTLLYRLNIAYQDNNSFRDYVSMERVLVAPTLTWRPSDRTELSLGLEFQNDDFQRDDGIPAVLNRPANIPISRFLNDPKDPLDNQDQLAINLNWHHQFDDNWTVRHHFMAVPHKTYMDRAIKPVFLLDDNRRVFRNGVGQTDDQAFYASDLSLTGKFRTGGLKHEVLLGYDYFQKESLYRFHAFDTSPFAAVDIFNPVFPALPVDLVDFAGWGDFRQVSVMKDRWHGVYFQDQIQLLNNLFLTGGGRHDWAETGRGDNFADSLSAAQANFSYNRTERFSPRVGILYKPLSWLSVFGNFNEAFGTNNGRSADGRPFAPETSSQFEAGIKSEFWDGRLTANLAFYHLEKRNVLTANTQTVTDLTDQSAIGAARSRGLEFDLNGKLTDNLSINAAYAWADTKITQDNDGNQGHQLPLAPRHSGSIWTRYEVDAEPLRGLSLAAGAFLAGVRQGDKENSVQLPGYVRVDSAISYRFRAMGSTMTAQFNVNNLLDKIYYVGTDAIDSAIPRADIIPGAPRTFLGSLKVEF; from the coding sequence ATGGATTTTTCGCCCCGCCTGCCGTTAAGCCTCGCCGTGGCCGCCGTTCTCGCCGCGCGACCGGCCGCCGCCGAACCGGTGGAATTTGCCATCCCCGCGCAGAGCCTGTCGCAATCCTTGTTGGCCTATTCGCAAGCCACCGGAATCCGCATCGCATTCAACGAAGAACTGACGCACGGTTTGCACGCCCCAGCCCTCGCCGGCCGCCTAGAACCGGAACCAGCCTTGAAACAATTGCTGAGCGGTAGCGGACTGAACTTTCGGTTTACGACACCACAGGCGGTGGTGTTAAGCCAGGATGCGCGCCATAAGCCCGGCGCCAGCCACTTAGATTTAGCGCCCGCCGCGATGCCACCGGTAACCGTATTAGGCACGCCGGTTTACGCCGCGGGCGATCCCCACAATCCGGACTACGGCTTACCCAACACTCAAACCGCCACCAAAACCGATACGCCGATCATCGATACGCCGTTCTCGGTACAAGTGGTTCCGCGCGCCGTCATGAACGACCGAAAAGCCAATTCGCTGCAGCAAGCGGTGGAAACCGTCAGCGGCGTGGGTTTCATGCCCGTCGACGGTGGCGTTTACAACGTATTCGTGCTACGCGGCTTTGTCGGCGATTCGGCGGTTTTCCGGAACGGTTTGCGCTTGGAGGGATTTAACTTCGACACCGCCAATCTGGAGCGGATCGAGGTGTTGAAAGGGCCGTCGGCGATGTTGTACGGCCGTGGCCAGCCTGGCGGTTTGGTCAATATAGTCACCAAACAAGCCTTGGACCGCGACTACCATTCCATCGAACAGCAATTCGGTTCCTACGATTTCTATCGCACTCATTTGGATTTCGGCGGTCCGCTAAACGCCGACAAAACCTTGCTTTACCGCTTGAACATCGCCTATCAGGACAACAATTCGTTTCGCGATTACGTGTCGATGGAACGGGTATTGGTGGCGCCGACTTTGACGTGGCGGCCGTCAGACCGCACCGAGCTTAGTCTCGGTCTGGAGTTTCAAAACGACGACTTCCAACGCGACGACGGCATACCTGCCGTGCTTAATCGCCCCGCCAACATTCCCATTAGTCGCTTTCTCAACGATCCTAAAGACCCGCTGGACAATCAGGACCAGTTGGCGATCAATCTGAATTGGCATCATCAATTCGACGACAACTGGACCGTCCGCCATCATTTCATGGCGGTACCGCACAAAACCTATATGGACCGGGCCATCAAGCCAGTATTTTTGCTGGACGACAACCGTCGCGTGTTCCGGAACGGCGTCGGCCAGACCGACGATCAGGCGTTTTACGCATCGGACTTGTCGCTGACCGGCAAATTCCGGACTGGCGGGTTAAAACATGAGGTATTGTTGGGGTACGACTATTTCCAAAAGGAAAGCCTCTACCGCTTCCACGCTTTCGATACCTCGCCGTTCGCGGCGGTGGATATTTTCAATCCGGTATTTCCGGCGTTACCGGTCGACTTAGTGGATTTTGCGGGTTGGGGCGATTTTCGCCAAGTCAGCGTCATGAAGGACCGCTGGCACGGCGTGTATTTTCAAGATCAGATTCAGTTGCTGAACAACCTGTTTCTGACCGGCGGTGGCCGCCACGATTGGGCCGAGACTGGGCGGGGCGACAATTTTGCGGATTCGCTCAGCGCGGCGCAAGCCAATTTCAGTTACAACCGTACCGAACGTTTCAGTCCCCGCGTCGGCATATTGTACAAACCGTTGTCATGGTTGTCGGTCTTCGGCAATTTTAACGAGGCCTTCGGTACCAACAACGGCCGCTCGGCGGACGGCCGACCTTTTGCGCCGGAAACCTCCTCGCAATTCGAAGCCGGAATCAAGAGCGAATTTTGGGACGGCCGCCTGACGGCGAATTTAGCGTTTTATCACTTGGAAAAACGCAACGTACTCACCGCCAACACCCAAACCGTCACCGATTTGACCGACCAGTCCGCGATCGGCGCCGCGCGCAGCCGAGGTTTGGAGTTCGACCTGAACGGCAAATTGACCGACAATCTCAGCATCAACGCCGCCTACGCCTGGGCCGACACTAAGATCACCCAGGACAACGACGGCAATCAAGGCCATCAACTGCCGCTGGCGCCGCGCCATTCCGGCAGTATCTGGACTCGTTACGAAGTGGATGCCGAACCACTGCGCGGTCTGAGCTTGGCAGCCGGCGCTTTCCTGGCGGGCGTGCGACAGGGCGACAAGGAAAACAGCGTGCAACTGCCGGGGTATGTGCGGGTGGATAGCGCGATCAGTTACCGCTTTCGCGCGATGGGATCGACGATGACCGCGCAATTCAACGTCAACAATCTGCTGGACAAGATTTATTACGTCGGTACCGACGCTATCGATTCGGCGATTCCGCGCGCGGACATCATTCCGGGAGCGCCGCGCACGTTCCTGGGCTCGCTTAAGGTTGAATTTTAA
- a CDS encoding FecR family protein: protein MSAESEHTDPTDTRLTGANGFPELPAGPADEQALYWLTLISSGEANAGHRAAFQDWLRADPTHHEAWRRAQALWRDIAQLGVATPMATASPNYAHRSPRRFGIQHLGLAAGVLVAAVLSSNQFGLWLADHRTAPGQQLAVALADGSQLLLDTDTAVSVHYSDTRRLLELHRGKIWCRVAANADRPFEVNTGQGTVRALGTAFDVAEQDDRTEVTVYEHAVRIDLANGAHLPMLAEGTAVGFGEGLEPVNAEADTTTASAWHRQQLQYFNRPLSEVVAELNRYRRGRIFLAERDLEQLRLSGIFDTGRPDEALALITESLGLHAYQLAGRWVFLRRG, encoded by the coding sequence ATGTCGGCCGAATCAGAACACACCGATCCAACGGATACCCGCCTCACCGGTGCGAACGGTTTCCCGGAGCTGCCGGCCGGCCCGGCCGACGAACAAGCCTTGTATTGGTTGACCTTGATCAGCTCCGGCGAGGCGAACGCCGGTCACCGCGCCGCGTTTCAAGACTGGCTGCGCGCCGATCCCACGCATCACGAAGCTTGGCGGCGGGCGCAAGCCTTGTGGCGGGACATCGCCCAACTGGGCGTGGCCACTCCGATGGCTACAGCCTCGCCCAACTACGCCCACCGTTCGCCTCGGAGATTCGGAATTCAACACTTGGGGCTGGCGGCCGGCGTTCTGGTCGCGGCGGTCTTGTCGAGCAACCAGTTTGGCCTCTGGCTGGCCGATCATCGCACCGCGCCTGGCCAACAGTTGGCCGTGGCGTTAGCGGACGGCTCGCAACTGTTGCTGGATACCGATACCGCCGTTTCGGTGCATTACAGCGACACCCGCCGGCTACTGGAGCTGCACCGCGGCAAGATCTGGTGCCGAGTCGCCGCCAACGCCGACCGGCCGTTCGAGGTAAATACAGGGCAAGGCACGGTGCGCGCGCTGGGCACCGCCTTTGACGTCGCCGAACAAGACGACCGCACCGAGGTCACGGTTTACGAACATGCGGTGCGCATAGACTTGGCAAACGGCGCGCACCTGCCGATGTTGGCGGAAGGCACCGCCGTCGGCTTCGGAGAGGGTTTGGAACCGGTTAACGCCGAGGCCGACACCACTACCGCATCGGCCTGGCACCGACAACAACTACAGTATTTCAACCGGCCGCTTTCGGAAGTGGTGGCCGAACTCAACCGCTACCGGCGCGGCCGGATTTTTCTGGCCGAACGGGATTTGGAACAACTTCGCCTGAGCGGCATTTTCGACACCGGCCGTCCGGACGAAGCACTGGCTCTAATCACGGAAAGCTTGGGCTTGCACGCCTACCAACTTGCCGGACGCTGGGTATTCTTGCGGCGCGGATAA
- a CDS encoding RNA polymerase sigma factor, whose protein sequence is MSKPIAAELLALHRDELLRFIKQRIDCPETALDILHDCFMRFSNYLERHQVQNPRAFLYKMAANQTIDHIRQQRRADDRRIEFEAWPELIDPAPSPEDTIAARQRMAMLERIIAEMPEKNRQIFVMRHIQHLSFTEISQVTGLAYNSIFKYLNEALSFCQKRMPD, encoded by the coding sequence ATGTCCAAGCCGATCGCCGCCGAATTGTTGGCCCTGCACCGAGACGAATTGCTGCGTTTCATCAAGCAACGGATCGATTGCCCGGAAACGGCATTGGATATCTTGCACGATTGCTTCATGCGCTTTTCCAACTACCTGGAGCGTCATCAGGTGCAAAACCCACGGGCGTTTTTGTACAAAATGGCGGCCAACCAAACCATAGACCACATCCGCCAGCAACGCCGCGCCGACGACCGGCGGATCGAGTTCGAGGCGTGGCCGGAATTGATCGATCCGGCGCCATCGCCGGAGGACACGATCGCCGCCCGCCAGCGCATGGCGATGTTGGAACGCATCATTGCCGAAATGCCAGAGAAAAATCGCCAGATTTTCGTGATGCGCCACATTCAGCATTTATCGTTCACCGAAATCAGCCAAGTCACCGGACTGGCCTATAACAGCATCTTCAAATATCTGAACGAAGCCCTATCGTTCTGCCAGAAACGCATGCCGGATTAA
- a CDS encoding transglutaminase family protein, which produces MQRLRIQHVTEYLFSQPVTLNCHRLLLRPREGHDVRIESSRLDISPTYAIQWYRDVFDNSLALVRFQQTSNRLRIGSDVVIQHYEDPVRDIGADDFPLAGPFGYEAGELADLAAYQRPIFQQDQPALQCWLREIGLKVQTLNALNLQTTLNRAIHDKFQYRIREEAGVQSPLRTLHLGSGSCRDYATLFIEACRSLGLASRFVSGYLHAPATEAGNASTHAWAEVYFPGIGWQGFDPTVGQMTGNRHIAVAVARNPETVPPVSGSFIGPRQISTRMLVNVQVNLLR; this is translated from the coding sequence GTGCAACGGCTACGGATACAGCACGTTACCGAATATCTGTTTTCGCAGCCGGTCACGCTAAACTGTCATCGGCTGTTGCTGCGGCCACGCGAAGGCCACGACGTGCGCATCGAATCGTCGCGGCTGGACATCAGCCCCACTTACGCCATCCAGTGGTACCGCGACGTGTTCGACAACTCGCTGGCTTTGGTGCGTTTTCAGCAAACCTCCAACCGGCTGCGCATCGGCAGCGACGTCGTCATCCAGCACTACGAAGATCCGGTACGCGACATCGGTGCCGACGACTTTCCTCTCGCCGGCCCTTTTGGCTACGAGGCAGGCGAATTAGCGGACTTGGCGGCCTACCAGCGGCCGATTTTTCAGCAGGACCAGCCCGCGTTGCAATGTTGGCTGCGCGAAATCGGTCTGAAAGTCCAGACGCTGAACGCGCTGAACTTGCAAACCACCTTGAACCGGGCCATACACGACAAATTCCAATACCGAATCCGTGAGGAAGCCGGCGTGCAATCGCCGCTCCGCACGCTGCATCTGGGCAGCGGCTCGTGCCGCGACTACGCCACGCTGTTTATCGAAGCCTGCCGCTCGCTGGGTCTGGCCAGCCGCTTCGTCAGCGGCTATCTGCACGCTCCGGCGACAGAAGCCGGCAATGCCTCGACCCACGCCTGGGCCGAAGTTTATTTTCCGGGGATAGGTTGGCAAGGCTTCGACCCGACCGTCGGCCAAATGACCGGAAACCGCCATATCGCGGTCGCCGTGGCCCGCAATCCGGAAACCGTGCCGCCGGTATCGGGCAGTTTCATCGGCCCCAGACAAATCTCGACTCGGATGTTGGTCAACGTACAAGTCAATTTGTTGCGCTGA
- a CDS encoding transglutaminase family protein: MWLRTSCDICFEVGVPTPFILMLRPRSGANQWISSEFYTIKPTVQVLEYTDGYGNLCQRLIAPPGILSIHTNADIRTSEQVDVAPGAPFEEVQTLPDTVLTYLLPSRYCESDRFIDLAQEIVRGYTPGYDQVDAVNGWLRANIRFNPAAGLSQLSAVEVNLAGEGVCRDLAHLGIALCRALCIPARMVVGYLYGLRPMDFHAWFEAYVGGRWYAFDPTQREPRGGRVIVAYGHDAADVAVFTQFGPPLFPTRMAVGVERLANARE; this comes from the coding sequence ATGTGGCTGCGAACCAGTTGCGACATCTGTTTTGAAGTTGGCGTTCCCACGCCGTTTATTCTAATGTTGCGGCCACGTAGCGGCGCGAATCAATGGATTTCCAGCGAGTTCTACACGATCAAGCCGACGGTTCAGGTTCTGGAATACACCGACGGTTACGGTAATCTTTGCCAGCGCTTGATCGCGCCGCCGGGGATTCTGTCTATCCATACCAACGCCGACATTCGCACCTCCGAACAAGTCGACGTCGCGCCCGGCGCGCCGTTCGAGGAAGTACAAACCTTGCCCGACACGGTCTTGACCTATTTGCTGCCGTCGCGCTATTGCGAATCGGACCGCTTCATCGACCTAGCGCAAGAGATCGTCCGAGGTTACACGCCGGGCTACGACCAAGTGGACGCCGTCAATGGCTGGCTGCGCGCCAATATTCGCTTCAACCCGGCGGCCGGCCTGTCCCAACTTTCGGCGGTGGAAGTCAATCTGGCCGGCGAAGGCGTCTGCCGGGATTTAGCGCATCTGGGCATTGCCTTGTGTCGAGCTCTGTGCATCCCGGCGCGGATGGTGGTCGGTTACCTGTACGGCTTGCGGCCGATGGATTTTCACGCCTGGTTCGAAGCCTATGTGGGCGGCCGTTGGTATGCCTTCGATCCAACCCAGCGGGAACCGCGCGGCGGCCGCGTGATCGTTGCCTACGGTCACGATGCCGCCGACGTGGCCGTATTCACTCAATTCGGCCCGCCGCTATTTCCAACCCGGATGGCGGTCGGCGTCGAGCGTTTAGCCAACGCGCGGGAATGA
- a CDS encoding 4'-phosphopantetheinyl transferase superfamily protein, with protein sequence MSGGFVDVWQGCLDLPEAVTTRLAEVLSADERARAAAFKFAHLRDRYVVGRGLLRQTLASYTGSDPAGLRFRVGEFGKPALSGGPGFNVSHTADALLIAVADAADIGIDIEAVKPTRDLSGLAERCFSVDEYAVWLSLAESERVAAFYRLWTKKEAFVKAVGRGIALGVELCEFDVTAGGGLRKVPDEYGPVEAWRVEELDAGADFSAALVGPARAYRLRRLLLADGYGGGI encoded by the coding sequence ATGAGCGGCGGCTTCGTTGACGTTTGGCAGGGTTGTTTGGATTTGCCCGAAGCGGTCACGACTCGGTTGGCCGAGGTCTTAAGCGCGGACGAGCGCGCCAGAGCCGCCGCGTTCAAGTTTGCGCATTTGCGCGATCGCTACGTGGTCGGGCGCGGTTTGCTCCGGCAAACCCTGGCCAGCTATACCGGTAGCGATCCGGCCGGATTGCGCTTCCGGGTCGGCGAATTCGGCAAGCCGGCCTTGTCCGGCGGGCCGGGCTTCAATGTCTCGCATACCGCCGACGCCTTATTAATCGCGGTCGCCGACGCGGCCGATATCGGTATCGACATCGAGGCGGTCAAGCCAACCAGAGATTTGTCCGGCTTGGCGGAACGCTGTTTTTCGGTAGACGAGTATGCGGTTTGGCTGAGCTTGGCGGAATCCGAGCGCGTCGCGGCGTTTTACCGTTTATGGACCAAGAAAGAAGCCTTCGTCAAGGCAGTCGGTCGCGGAATCGCGCTGGGCGTGGAGCTCTGCGAGTTCGATGTAACGGCCGGCGGCGGGCTGCGCAAGGTGCCGGACGAATACGGACCGGTCGAAGCCTGGCGGGTCGAGGAGCTGGACGCCGGTGCTGATTTTAGCGCGGCGCTGGTCGGCCCGGCCCGGGCCTACCGCTTGCGACGACTGTTGCTGGCCGACGGGTATGGCGGCGGCATTTAA